Below is a window of Dictyostelium discoideum AX4 chromosome 1 chromosome, whole genome shotgun sequence DNA.
tatataattatgtgtataaatgattattattttttacacaATAAAATTGGTATATCATTATATTGGTAATTTTTCAGTTGGTAATACCTCATCGATCtgatttaatcaaaaattaaaatgattagATAATCCTCATTTaacttatttttaattatttaaaatattattttcgaAAACATTGATTTGTTAAATAACTATACTGtgattatttgtttgttctatttataactttttatatttatttttttaaaattttttttgatccaaaattaacaaattcttttaaatttccaatttttatttttttcatttttttttttttttttttatcattttttttttttattttttttttttttattttcaataaattcacACCTTTCAACATTAAAATGGAGGacctattttttaaagtttacagaaatatttatttaaaaaataaaatttttgaaaaaataagaGAATCTACTCAAAGCTTATACTTAATTGGATATTCTTACTATGAATTCCCATTACTATCCATAATTAGAACAAGAAATgaacatttattaaaagaaagattatatcactataataaatatattttattaaaaaacaataccataaattataataataataataataataataataataataataataataatagtaatattaataacaacaacaacaacagcaacaataataataataataataataacaacaataatatatCAAAACCAAACTTTTATCAAGACACAAGCACACAAACTGAACTCGAATCTGTAAATAAtacaactaataataataataataataataataataataataataataataataataataataataataataataataataataataataataataataataataataatgaaatagttaattataataaagatttagtaaataataattataaatattattttaatttagatTCAAATTGTATTagtgaattatttaaatggaatggaattgatattgaaattgttaaacaattattatttatttatgaaaaagataatagaTATAATAATAGACTATATTTAGAAGTGAAttcatttttcaaattaatagaatatggaaattttgaaattttaaaatatatattcaatgaaaataaaaaaaaaggtgaaaaCATTTTAGTTTCACCCAGAGattatatttcaaatttaagtTTTTCAAAAGAAACTGTTGAACAAACAatggaatttttaaatacatttttcaaattacaaattgaaaaaccactttttaatatgaattataatataatctcaatgttaataaatatttcaaataataaaaaaaaaaatctatatgctgatttaattttaaataaatttgaattttaaattgaataaaataaaaaaaaagaatttagtagaattataaataagtaaattataaataatgataaattaatgattaaattaataattttaaaaattactaaacaatataatattaatttctcaacattcaataacaataacaatgtTGAAGCAAGATATCTTTTTAAACaagataaagatttaaaagttcaatataattctaaaatattagatatattatcaattaatttaaaattattatatgaaTGTAATAtctttgaattatttaatgaaataataatagagaGTAATTGTTATCATCTTAATAATCGATCAATAATAagtattgataattttataattataaatccTATTATTgcaaattatataataaaaaataaaccaattttacaacaattcaaattcacTTTAAATTGTATGccatatgatgatgatgatgatgatgataataatttattttttaataatattaattttattataacaccgaattgtttaataaatattaacaaattaaaatttttaattaaaaatcatgatgttttacttttaaataatatttcaatagttttaaattcaatattaaaatcaaaagatttagaatgttttaaagttttaatgaaatttattcaaacttattatcaacaattttaaataccaTTCAGAGATATTATGTCATCAAATTGTTTACCAATTATAGAATTTACATTTAcctttgataatttaaatgatccattcgttttaaataattttatttcaactaaagaaattgttgatttattaatcaaATCAATGGAAATTGGTTATAATGGTTTCGAAATCTAtagatttaatgaaaaattcaAAGAATATGTTGATCAACTATCTATCCCAAAACAGTGTTCATTTTTTGATGAacttaaaaaatcaatttattattatttaaatccagataattatcaatttaaaaatttacaatctagaattaattttatagaaaaaatgaaaaaaattaattttattgatatAAATACCACCAATGCCACCAATATCaattatagtaataataataacaatattatgtttatcaataattttgGTATATTAACAAAagtattaatttcaaaaggtTCTATTATACCTTCAACAGTACtattagatttaattaaaaataataatatcaaagcatttaatttattaattcaatttaatttaattcataaaaaacaatttctatttaattatatttttaaaaatcaatataataataaaatcattttatatttaatttcaattggttttttaaaaattaaagatttatcttttttaattaaattatcaattaaaagtaataattttgaattaattgatttattattatgtagAAATCAGCCTCAAAACTACCCAAAAATAATTCCATTTCAAATTTCAATTGCTCAAAATGAGAAAcaagaatttataaaaaattatttatttgaaaattatattgATTCGGTTCACTATtaccttttaaaatttaggAAAAGTTATAAAGtaatattttatcttttagataataataattatttttactcaccaaatcaattacaagaattatcattaaaaagaaattgtaaaattaatagtaTTGCTTACCAATGTCATAGTAAAactttaaaagaatttttaaaatcaattagttATAAACaccaaaattcaaataataataataataataacaataattataataatgaaattattgataaaaaatatcaagaattaaaatttaatttttagaaaataatagtaataataatttttgctCAAATTGTATGTTTGTAATTAGatttaataacaaaaaaaaaaataaataaataaaaaaaaaaatctttttgtCGTCCAACCAATGCcagccttttttttttttgttttattttattttattttcttatattttacaattaatatttctttgttttCGAATGACGGTTTTTGtcttgattattaaaaattaaattttaaaatcaaaaaaaaaaaaaaaaaataataataataataataataatattaataaaaaaaaaaaaaaaaaaaaaaattgaagcTTTTTCGGGTTTTGATTGttgtattttcaaaaattcatttttttttttttttttttttttttttttttttttttttttttgctttatttttaattttaattaaaaaaaaaaaagaaaaaaaaaaaaaaaaaaaacagatatAGCAATgagtgaaaataatgaaaatgaagagcaattaaataaaaaaagggaaACATCCACTTctaatgatgaagatgttgataaaattaataataaaaaattaaaatcaaaaactaaaggtaaactattatttttttaattaatatatatatagtaaaaaacaaatacaaagtattaaaattatactaattaaataattttatttttatttttatttttattttcatttttatatatatatatagaatTACCATTTGAACAGTTATATTTAGATAGGTTACCAAATTCTTTAATGTatgaaaaaagttttatgCATAAAGATATTTGTACATTTATAGCTGTTAGTAAATCAGACTTTATAGTTAGTACAGATATATTAGGATATGTTAAATTTTGGAAGAAACAACCTATTGGTATTGAATTtgttaaaacatttaaatcacATGTTGGACCAGTTTCATCACTTTCAATATCATTCGATGGTCAATTATTATGTACAGTTggatttgataaaaatgttagaatatttgatattaaaaattttgatcttataaattcatttaaagtACCTTTCTTACCATTAACTTGTGAATGGGTTTATGGTGTAAATTCAAGTAAAACCTTAATTGCAATGTAAGTGtagtttttcaaataatatatacatatatatttttatatataaagtaaattattaatttttatatatgtatattatttatagatCATCAAGAGaatcatcaataattaatttatatgatTCAAAATCAGATGATACAAGTGGTAAACCATTACATATTGTTGAATTACATAATAAAAGTGtacatttaattaaatttaatcaacaatttcaaagtGTAATTAGTTGTGATATTGGTGGGTCTGTTGAATATTGGGATATTGAGGAACCATTTGATCAACCGACAAATgttaattttcaaatgaaattagaGACAGATTtatatgattttgaaaaacaaTCAACATTGCCAATTAGTTTAGAGATAAGTGGTGAtggtaaatatttatcaacTATGGGTAGAGATAAAAAGATTAGAATATTCAATTATAAGAGCGGTAAATTGTATAGAGTGTACGATGAATCGTTTGCAGTgttacaacaaattcaaaagacAGAAGACCCAATTTACCATTTAGATTACGCTGATTTCGGTAGAAGATTAGCCATTGAGAAAGAGATTGATACAATGTAcgatcaatttttaaataacatAACAAGCAAGCAATCACCACCTTTGAATTCCATATTATTCGATGAGAGTaataactttttaatttattcaacATTGGTTGgtataaaatttgtaaatattaaaaccaataaagTTGTAAGAGTTTTaggtaaaattgaaaattcaactAGATTCTTAGGCTTGTCGCTATACCAAGGGAAGAATGAGGGTGATGTTACATTGGGTACTAAAAAGAGGGATACGGAAAATGACCCAACCTTGTTTTGTCTATCTTTTAAGAAACAAAGATTCTACATGTTCACAAGAAGAGAGCCAGAGGATAACGATAACCCAGATTATGGTAGAGACGTGTTTAATGAGAAAGTCACAAAAGATGAACAATTACTCATACAAAATGCTCAAAGACAGTTGCCAAGGAATGCTATCATTCATACGAGTTTGGGTGACATTCATATCATGTTGTATCCTGACGAGTGTCCAAAAACTGTTGAGAATTTTACAACTCATTCAaagaataattattataatggtGTGATTTTTCATCGTGTTATCAAGGGTTTCATGATTCAAACTGGTGATCCTCAAGGAACAGGTTACGGTGGTGACTCCATTTGGAAGaaagaatttgaagatgAATTCAATCGTAACTTACGTCATGATAGACCTTTCACC
It encodes the following:
- the ppwd1 gene encoding WD40 repeat-containing protein (Similar to PPIase), which encodes MSENNENEEQLNKKRETSTSNDEDVDKINNKKLKSKTKELPFEQLYLDRLPNSLMYEKSFMHKDICTFIAVSKSDFIVSTDILGYVKFWKKQPIGIEFVKTFKSHVGPVSSLSISFDGQLLCTVGFDKNVRIFDIKNFDLINSFKVPFLPLTCEWVYGVNSSKTLIAISSRESSIINLYDSKSDDTSGKPLHIVELHNKSVHLIKFNQQFQSVISCDIGGSVEYWDIEEPFDQPTNVNFQMKLETDLYDFEKQSTLPISLEISGDGKYLSTMGRDKKIRIFNYKSGKLYRVYDESFAVLQQIQKTEDPIYHLDYADFGRRLAIEKEIDTMYDQFLNNITSKQSPPLNSILFDESNNFLIYSTLVGIKFVNIKTNKVVRVLGKIENSTRFLGLSLYQGKNEGDVTLGTKKRDTENDPTLFCLSFKKQRFYMFTRREPEDNDNPDYGRDVFNEKVTKDEQLLIQNAQRQLPRNAIIHTSLGDIHIMLYPDECPKTVENFTTHSKNNYYNGVIFHRVIKGFMIQTGDPQGTGYGGDSIWKKEFEDEFNRNLRHDRPFTLSMANAGPNTNGSQFFITTVPVTRLDNKHTVFGRVYKGTEVVTAIEKSKTDQDDKPLNDISILNIKITQDVPLEFQNKKI